In Leucobacter sp. CX169, a single genomic region encodes these proteins:
- a CDS encoding long-chain fatty acid--CoA ligase: MNLVEGPLIIPRNPDLNVSDLLERRVKLTPNLALFALPDGDGWRDQSAADFRAAVVALAKGFVAAGVQPGDKIAFICKTKYEWTLVDFAIFYAGAVMVPVYDTSSPLQIHWALQDSGARAILTEEKAHFERFAEVKGDLPGVDLVWRMDTGALAELVAGGAEVPDEEIERRRSLAKGDDIATLIYTSGSTGRPKGCVLTHSNFAELSVNAEVALGEVIEEGASTLLFITLAHVFARFISILAVTGGVRVGHQADTTQLLPALGSFKPTFLLAVPRVFEKVYNSSEQKAEAGGKGKIFRAAAHTAVAYSQAGEAGKIPLGLKLKFAVLDRLVLSKLRAALGGRVKFAVSGSAPLSPYLGHFYHSLGIKILEGYGLTETTAPATVNRPSKFKIGTVGPAMPGTTLRIAEDGEVQVKGIPVFKEYWNNPEATKEAFTEDGFFRTGDLGVFDSDGYLKITGRKKEILVTAGGKNVSPAQLEDPIRSNSLVGQVVVVGDKKPFIAALITLDSDMLPAWLANNGEDANMPLIEATRNPKVLAEIQRAVDAGNAYVSRAESVRKFVVLPTEFTESSGHLTPKLSIKRAVIVSDFAGEISKLYGENPQTEAVDVPR; the protein is encoded by the coding sequence GTGAACCTTGTCGAAGGTCCCCTCATCATTCCCCGGAACCCCGATCTGAATGTGAGCGATCTACTCGAGCGCCGGGTGAAGCTCACCCCAAACCTCGCGTTGTTCGCGCTGCCCGACGGTGACGGCTGGCGAGACCAGAGCGCCGCGGACTTCCGCGCGGCGGTCGTCGCCCTCGCGAAGGGCTTCGTCGCCGCAGGCGTGCAGCCGGGCGACAAGATCGCGTTCATCTGTAAGACGAAGTACGAGTGGACCCTCGTGGACTTCGCGATCTTCTACGCGGGCGCGGTGATGGTGCCGGTCTACGACACCTCCTCGCCGCTGCAGATCCACTGGGCGCTGCAGGATTCGGGTGCGCGCGCCATCCTGACTGAGGAGAAGGCACACTTCGAGCGCTTCGCGGAGGTCAAGGGCGACCTTCCCGGCGTCGATCTCGTCTGGCGCATGGACACCGGAGCGCTCGCTGAGCTCGTGGCTGGCGGCGCCGAGGTTCCCGACGAGGAGATCGAGCGGCGCCGCAGTCTCGCCAAGGGCGACGACATCGCAACGCTCATCTACACCTCGGGCTCGACGGGGCGCCCGAAGGGCTGCGTGCTGACGCACTCGAACTTCGCAGAGCTGTCCGTCAACGCCGAGGTCGCCCTCGGCGAGGTCATCGAGGAGGGAGCGTCGACGCTGCTCTTCATCACCCTCGCGCACGTGTTCGCCCGGTTCATCTCGATCTTGGCGGTCACCGGCGGCGTCCGCGTCGGGCACCAGGCCGACACCACTCAACTGCTTCCGGCGCTCGGCTCGTTCAAACCGACCTTCCTGCTCGCGGTCCCCCGCGTATTCGAGAAGGTCTACAACTCGTCCGAGCAGAAGGCCGAGGCCGGCGGCAAAGGCAAAATCTTCCGCGCGGCGGCACACACTGCGGTGGCGTACTCGCAGGCTGGCGAGGCCGGAAAGATCCCGCTCGGGCTCAAGCTCAAGTTCGCTGTGCTCGATCGACTCGTGCTGTCGAAGCTGCGCGCAGCGCTCGGCGGTCGCGTGAAGTTCGCGGTCTCGGGCTCTGCGCCGCTCAGCCCCTACCTCGGCCACTTCTACCACTCGCTCGGCATCAAGATCCTTGAGGGCTACGGCCTCACCGAGACGACGGCGCCCGCGACCGTCAACCGTCCAAGCAAGTTCAAGATCGGCACGGTCGGCCCAGCGATGCCCGGCACGACCCTCCGCATCGCCGAGGACGGCGAGGTGCAGGTCAAGGGCATCCCGGTCTTCAAGGAGTATTGGAACAACCCCGAGGCGACCAAGGAGGCCTTCACCGAGGACGGCTTCTTCCGCACGGGCGACCTGGGCGTGTTCGACTCGGACGGCTACCTGAAGATCACCGGGCGCAAGAAGGAGATCCTCGTCACCGCGGGCGGCAAGAATGTCTCGCCCGCCCAGCTCGAAGACCCGATTCGCTCGAACTCCCTCGTCGGGCAGGTCGTCGTCGTGGGCGACAAGAAGCCGTTCATTGCGGCACTCATCACCCTCGACTCCGACATGCTCCCCGCGTGGCTCGCGAACAACGGCGAGGACGCGAACATGCCGCTGATCGAGGCGACAAGAAACCCGAAGGTGCTCGCCGAGATCCAGCGGGCGGTCGACGCCGGCAACGCCTACGTGTCGCGCGCGGAGTCGGTACGAAAGTTCGTGGTACTGCCCACCGAGTTCACCGAGTCGAGCGGCCACCTGACGCCGAAGCTCAGCATCAAGCGCGCCGTCATCGTGAGCGACTTCGCCGGCGAGATCTCGAAGCTGTATGGCGAGAACCCGCAGACCGAGGCGGTCGACGTCCCGCGCTAG
- a CDS encoding DUF3040 domain-containing protein — translation MALSEHEQRLLEEMERSLYRSESDVMSTTPGVRNRPNYRAIVIGIVLAIVGAVLLVLGVAMSQIWIGLLGFVAMLGGVLYMLSPSNQRHVEQAGRGVPAQARESFSARMERRWEERQEGER, via the coding sequence ATGGCACTGTCCGAGCATGAGCAGCGTTTGCTTGAAGAGATGGAACGCAGCCTCTACCGCAGCGAGTCAGACGTCATGAGCACCACGCCAGGAGTTCGCAATCGCCCCAACTATCGCGCAATCGTCATCGGCATTGTTCTGGCGATTGTCGGAGCGGTGTTGCTGGTGTTGGGTGTGGCGATGAGCCAGATCTGGATTGGGCTGTTGGGATTCGTGGCGATGTTGGGCGGCGTGCTCTACATGCTCTCCCCGTCAAACCAGCGCCACGTCGAACAGGCAGGGCGCGGGGTGCCCGCGCAGGCGCGGGAGTCGTTCAGCGCGCGCATGGAACGCCGCTGGGAAGAGCGCCAAGAGGGCGAGCGCTAA
- the pknB gene encoding Stk1 family PASTA domain-containing Ser/Thr kinase: protein MTSAPPDPMIGRTLDERYVIRSRIARGGMATVYLANDLRLERRVAIKVMHGHLADDNAFKRRFVQEARSAARLAHPNVVNVFDQGQDSEMAYLVMEYLPGITLRDLLKQQTRLTADQAYEIGEAVLAGLAAAHHAGIMHRDLKPENVLLADDGRIKIGDFGLARVASANTTTGQALLGTIAYLSPELVTRGIADARSDVYAFGIMLFEMLTGQQPFRGEEAMRIAYQHAHDDVPAPSTLTPEATPELDELVRWTTIRDPDARPKDAGIVLERLRILRAGGQHAPLGATRVLPIAELGATSATTILQPGNFTEVIGQSTGPTPAPAATSPQTSLSLAREQATKRRTRGWILVSAALVAALAAGGAGWWFGQGPGSNVQVPDVAGQSIEAATQTLTERTLQVTVADCPSLDIESGLAGATTPDAGARVERGSAITLCRSTGPELLAVPALIGMTEDEAEQAITDARFTFGEVLEHRFGDEPRGQVIAALNEQGEGIGAEYPERSRIDLIVSAGPAPDVVGADVADATDRLTQAGLVVTDTLNGAEHHAEISEGKVVRFVFEGDILRTGAPVGLVLSLGPELFEVPDVTGMTLQEAMDTLSAAGFSPSTLVPDQFRDFAKATGTTPKAGEKVAAGTEIRVKAALDL from the coding sequence GTGACCTCCGCCCCTCCCGATCCGATGATCGGCCGCACGCTCGACGAGCGCTACGTGATTCGTTCGCGAATCGCCCGCGGCGGAATGGCGACGGTCTACCTCGCGAATGACCTGCGGCTCGAGCGGCGCGTCGCCATCAAGGTGATGCACGGCCATCTCGCCGATGACAACGCGTTCAAGCGTCGCTTCGTGCAAGAGGCCCGGAGCGCGGCCCGGCTTGCGCACCCCAACGTCGTCAATGTCTTCGACCAGGGACAGGACTCCGAAATGGCGTACCTCGTCATGGAGTACCTGCCCGGGATCACACTGCGCGACCTCCTCAAGCAGCAGACGCGTCTGACCGCTGACCAGGCGTACGAGATCGGCGAGGCCGTGCTCGCGGGCCTGGCCGCAGCTCACCACGCAGGGATCATGCACCGCGACCTCAAGCCAGAGAACGTGTTGCTCGCGGACGATGGGCGCATCAAGATTGGCGATTTCGGCCTCGCGCGCGTCGCGAGCGCGAATACGACGACGGGCCAGGCCCTGCTCGGCACAATCGCGTACCTCTCCCCCGAGCTCGTCACGCGCGGCATCGCCGATGCGCGCAGCGACGTCTACGCATTTGGCATCATGCTCTTCGAGATGCTCACCGGCCAGCAGCCCTTCCGGGGCGAAGAGGCTATGCGCATCGCGTACCAGCACGCGCACGACGACGTGCCCGCGCCCTCCACGCTGACGCCCGAGGCAACGCCGGAGCTCGACGAGCTCGTACGCTGGACGACCATTCGTGACCCCGACGCGCGGCCGAAGGACGCCGGCATTGTGCTCGAGCGCCTGCGCATCCTTCGCGCCGGCGGCCAGCACGCCCCGCTGGGCGCGACCCGGGTGCTGCCCATCGCCGAGCTTGGTGCGACCTCCGCGACCACCATCCTGCAGCCCGGCAACTTCACCGAGGTGATCGGCCAGAGCACCGGCCCAACGCCCGCGCCCGCCGCGACGAGCCCGCAGACTTCGCTGTCGCTTGCACGCGAGCAGGCAACCAAGCGCCGCACCCGCGGTTGGATCCTGGTCTCCGCCGCCCTCGTCGCGGCCCTCGCAGCGGGCGGCGCCGGCTGGTGGTTCGGCCAGGGACCGGGATCGAACGTGCAGGTCCCCGATGTCGCGGGCCAGAGCATCGAGGCGGCCACGCAGACCCTGACCGAGCGCACGCTCCAGGTCACGGTGGCGGACTGCCCGAGCCTCGACATCGAGTCCGGCCTCGCCGGGGCAACGACCCCGGATGCCGGGGCCCGGGTCGAGCGCGGCAGCGCCATCACGCTCTGCCGTTCGACGGGCCCTGAGCTCCTCGCGGTTCCCGCCCTCATCGGCATGACCGAGGACGAGGCCGAACAGGCCATCACCGATGCGCGCTTCACCTTCGGCGAGGTGTTGGAACACCGCTTTGGCGACGAGCCGCGTGGCCAGGTCATCGCCGCCCTCAACGAGCAGGGCGAGGGCATTGGCGCCGAGTACCCCGAGCGCTCGCGTATCGATCTGATCGTCTCTGCTGGCCCCGCGCCGGACGTGGTCGGAGCAGACGTCGCCGACGCCACCGATCGCCTCACGCAGGCCGGTCTCGTGGTGACCGACACCCTCAACGGGGCGGAGCACCACGCCGAGATTTCCGAGGGCAAGGTCGTGCGCTTTGTCTTCGAGGGCGACATTCTCCGCACGGGCGCGCCAGTCGGGCTCGTGCTGTCGCTCGGGCCCGAACTGTTCGAGGTACCCGACGTGACAGGCATGACGTTGCAGGAGGCCATGGACACGCTGTCCGCGGCCGGATTCTCCCCCTCGACCCTCGTACCCGACCAATTCCGGGACTTCGCCAAGGCGACCGGCACCACCCCGAAAGCGGGCGAGAAGGTCGCGGCCGGCACCGAGATCCGCGTGAAGGCCGCGCTCGACCTCTAG
- the mraZ gene encoding division/cell wall cluster transcriptional repressor MraZ — MFLGTFTPKLDEKGRVILPAKFREELQGGLVITRGQEHCLYVFSEQEFAEMHERIRQAPLASKQGRDYLRVFLSGAHPETPDKQNRVTIPTALREYAGLNRDLAVIGAGARAEIWDAEAWETYLAKQEAVFAEIEEEVIPGMF, encoded by the coding sequence ATGTTCCTCGGAACCTTCACACCGAAGCTCGATGAGAAGGGTCGCGTCATTTTGCCCGCCAAGTTCCGCGAGGAGCTGCAGGGCGGCCTGGTCATCACCCGCGGGCAGGAGCACTGCCTGTACGTGTTCTCCGAGCAGGAGTTCGCCGAGATGCACGAGCGGATCCGCCAGGCGCCGCTCGCCTCAAAGCAGGGTCGCGATTACCTGCGTGTCTTTCTCTCGGGGGCGCACCCCGAGACGCCGGACAAGCAGAACCGGGTCACCATCCCGACCGCGCTGCGCGAGTACGCCGGCCTGAACCGCGACCTCGCGGTGATCGGCGCCGGAGCCCGTGCAGAGATTTGGGATGCCGAGGCCTGGGAGACCTACCTCGCCAAGCAAGAAGCCGTATTCGCCGAGATCGAGGAGGAGGTGATCCCGGGCATGTTCTGA
- a CDS encoding class II 3-deoxy-7-phosphoheptulonate synthase, translated as MLSQATEDRAFADLDSYQALAAKQQPTWLDTEALASAKSELASQPPLVFAGEVDQLRERLAQAARGEAFLLQGGDCAETFAGATADQIRDRVKTLLQMAVVLTYGASMPVIKVGRMAGQFAKPRSSDTETRGELTLPAYRGDVVNGYDFTPESRAADPQRLVRGYHMAASTLNLVRAFTQGGFADLRQVHEWNKGFVSNPANRRYESLAAEIDRAVRFMIACGADFSELRRTEFFVSHEALLLDYERPLTRIDSRTSLPYGTSGHFLWIGERTRELDGAHVEFLSKLRNPIGVKLGPTSTVDDALRLIDKLDPEREPGRLTFITRMGAGKIRDVLPGLLQGVKDSGALPLWVTDPMHGNGITTPTGYKTRRFDDVMDELKGFFESHREVGTFPGGIHIELTGDDVTECLGGSENIDEATLGTKYESLCDPRLNHMQSLELAFQVAEELKLAR; from the coding sequence ATCCTGAGTCAAGCCACCGAAGACCGCGCCTTTGCGGACCTCGACAGCTATCAGGCGCTCGCCGCCAAGCAACAGCCCACCTGGCTGGACACTGAAGCGCTGGCGTCCGCGAAGAGCGAGCTCGCCTCGCAGCCGCCGCTGGTGTTTGCCGGCGAGGTCGACCAGTTGCGTGAGCGCCTGGCGCAGGCCGCACGCGGTGAGGCGTTCCTCCTGCAGGGCGGCGACTGCGCCGAGACGTTCGCTGGAGCTACCGCCGACCAGATTCGCGACCGTGTGAAGACGCTGCTCCAGATGGCCGTCGTGCTCACGTACGGCGCTTCCATGCCCGTGATCAAAGTCGGGCGCATGGCCGGCCAGTTCGCGAAACCGCGCTCGAGCGATACCGAGACGCGCGGCGAGCTCACGCTGCCCGCATACCGCGGCGACGTCGTGAACGGCTACGACTTCACCCCCGAGTCCCGCGCCGCCGACCCGCAGCGCCTGGTGCGCGGCTACCACATGGCCGCCTCGACGCTGAATCTCGTGCGCGCCTTTACCCAGGGCGGCTTTGCCGACCTGCGCCAGGTGCACGAGTGGAACAAAGGCTTCGTCTCGAACCCGGCGAATCGCCGCTACGAGTCGCTCGCGGCAGAGATCGACCGCGCCGTGCGGTTCATGATCGCCTGCGGCGCCGACTTCTCGGAGCTGCGCCGCACCGAGTTCTTCGTGAGCCACGAGGCGCTGCTGCTCGATTACGAGCGCCCGTTGACCCGCATCGACTCGCGCACGAGCCTGCCCTACGGCACCTCGGGTCACTTCCTCTGGATCGGTGAGCGGACCCGCGAACTCGACGGCGCGCACGTCGAGTTCCTCTCGAAGCTGCGCAACCCCATCGGCGTGAAGCTCGGCCCGACCAGTACGGTCGATGACGCGCTGCGCCTCATCGACAAGCTCGACCCTGAGCGCGAGCCCGGCCGCCTGACCTTCATCACGCGGATGGGTGCGGGCAAGATCCGCGACGTGTTGCCCGGCTTGCTGCAGGGCGTCAAGGACTCGGGCGCGCTGCCACTCTGGGTGACCGACCCGATGCACGGCAACGGCATCACGACGCCGACCGGCTACAAGACGCGACGCTTCGACGACGTGATGGACGAGCTCAAGGGCTTCTTCGAGTCGCACCGTGAGGTCGGCACGTTCCCCGGCGGCATCCACATCGAGCTCACGGGAGACGACGTCACCGAGTGCCTCGGCGGTTCCGAGAACATCGATGAAGCGACGCTCGGCACCAAGTACGAGTCGCTGTGCGACCCGCGCCTGAACCACATGCAGTCGCTCGAGCTCGCCTTCCAAGTGGCGGAAGAGCTCAAACTGGCACGCTAG
- a CDS encoding 1-acyl-sn-glycerol-3-phosphate acyltransferase, with translation MVYWILKHLLIGPLVKTVFRPWVEGAEHIPEKGPVILVGNHLSVIDSFFLPLMIERRVSFLAKSDYFTGKGLGGWFVKHFMLSTGQIPIDRSGGKASEASLNTGLQVLDRGEMLAMYPEGTRSPDARLYRGRTGVARLVLESGATVVPVVMIDTEKAMPIGRKIPRVRRIGTVIGRPLDFSRFADMSADRFVLRSVTDEIMYEIQQLSGQEYVDVYASSVRARMAPTSR, from the coding sequence GTGGTCTACTGGATTCTGAAGCACCTACTGATCGGTCCGCTCGTCAAGACCGTGTTCCGGCCGTGGGTCGAAGGCGCTGAGCACATCCCCGAGAAAGGGCCGGTCATTCTGGTCGGCAACCACCTCTCGGTGATCGATTCGTTTTTCCTGCCGCTCATGATCGAGCGGCGCGTGTCGTTCCTTGCGAAGAGTGATTATTTCACCGGCAAGGGGCTCGGCGGTTGGTTCGTCAAGCACTTCATGCTCTCAACCGGCCAGATTCCGATCGACCGCTCGGGTGGCAAGGCCTCGGAGGCCTCCCTGAACACGGGCCTCCAGGTGCTCGACCGCGGCGAGATGCTCGCGATGTACCCCGAGGGCACCCGCAGCCCCGACGCGCGCCTCTACCGCGGCCGCACGGGCGTTGCCAGGCTCGTCCTCGAATCCGGCGCCACGGTCGTCCCCGTCGTCATGATCGACACCGAGAAGGCGATGCCGATTGGCCGCAAGATCCCGCGGGTGCGCAGGATCGGCACGGTCATCGGGCGCCCGCTCGATTTCAGCCGCTTCGCCGACATGAGCGCCGACCGCTTTGTGTTGCGCAGCGTGACCGACGAGATCATGTACGAAATCCAGCAGCTCAGCGGCCAGGAATACGTCGACGTCTACGCTTCGAGCGTACGCGCGCGCATGGCACCCACCTCGCGATAG
- the rsmH gene encoding 16S rRNA (cytosine(1402)-N(4))-methyltransferase RsmH has translation MMTERNPNEIHVPVLLERCLELLAPVAERPGAVIVDCTLGMGGHTEAMLERFPELTVIGLDRDPDALAIAGARLARFGDRLVPVRTVYDEIIPAVRSTGRKRIDGVLFDLGVSSLQLDEAERGFAYAQDAPLDMRMDQENGQTAADILAEAPEGRLRELFERYGDEPLAARYARAIIAARAEAPILRSGQLVEILNDATPAAVRNLRHPAKRVFQALRIEVNGELAVLERAIPAALRLLNVGGRAVIMSYQSLEDRLVKRELAKRTKSTAPVGLPVELPEHRPEFRLLTRGAEQAGEDEREINPRSIPVRLRAVERLRERS, from the coding sequence ATGATGACTGAACGAAACCCGAACGAAATCCACGTCCCCGTGCTCCTTGAGCGCTGCCTCGAGCTGCTGGCTCCGGTCGCCGAGCGCCCGGGCGCCGTGATCGTCGACTGCACGCTCGGCATGGGCGGCCACACGGAGGCGATGCTCGAGCGGTTTCCCGAGCTGACCGTGATCGGGCTTGATCGCGACCCCGATGCGCTCGCGATTGCGGGAGCACGCCTGGCACGCTTCGGCGACCGGCTCGTCCCCGTGCGCACCGTCTACGACGAAATCATCCCCGCCGTGCGCAGCACGGGGCGCAAGCGCATCGACGGCGTTCTGTTCGATCTCGGCGTGTCGTCCCTGCAGCTGGACGAGGCCGAGCGCGGCTTCGCGTATGCCCAGGACGCGCCGCTCGACATGCGGATGGACCAGGAGAACGGCCAGACCGCCGCCGACATCCTCGCTGAGGCGCCCGAGGGGCGCCTGCGTGAACTGTTCGAACGGTACGGAGACGAGCCCCTCGCGGCCCGCTACGCCCGCGCCATCATCGCCGCCCGCGCCGAGGCGCCGATCCTGCGCAGCGGTCAGCTCGTCGAGATCCTGAACGACGCGACACCGGCGGCCGTGCGCAACCTTCGCCACCCCGCGAAGCGCGTCTTCCAGGCACTGCGCATCGAGGTGAACGGCGAACTCGCCGTGCTCGAGCGCGCGATTCCCGCCGCCCTCCGCCTGCTGAACGTCGGGGGACGCGCGGTCATCATGTCGTACCAGTCCCTCGAAGACCGCCTGGTGAAGCGTGAGCTTGCGAAGCGCACGAAGTCGACCGCCCCCGTCGGGCTCCCCGTTGAGCTCCCCGAGCACCGTCCCGAGTTCCGCCTCCTCACTCGAGGCGCCGAGCAAGCGGGTGAGGACGAGCGCGAGATCAACCCGCGCTCCATCCCCGTCCGCTTGCGGGCGGTCGAGCGGCTGCGGGAGCGCTCGTGA
- a CDS encoding polyprenyl synthetase family protein produces the protein MHETTRLAGLLQERISDRIADHRRDLEPLGPDAVPLLDEAASFLTGGKRFRAQFAVLGYRAITPLELDGETISPELDLLLDAACSLELFHAAALIHDDIIDRSDTRRGRPSAHRHFAALHSDRRWSGLADHFGVAAAILLGDLLQSWADEMMQGALDAIPDRAAAKAARAHFNRMRSEVAVGQYLDVLEEQQPHFADDAEQLERSTRVLVYKSAKYSVEAPLLIGAAIAGASDEQEEALADFGLPIGVAFQLRDDVLGVFGDETLTGKPSGDDLTEGKRTVLVTLARGALPSGPRRIFDDMHGTPDLDREQIVMMQRTIRDSGALDRVEEMIAQNVALAGRTIQLAPIQADAADELGKLATRTSLRHA, from the coding sequence GTGCACGAAACCACGCGACTCGCAGGGCTTCTCCAGGAACGTATCTCCGATCGAATCGCCGACCACCGGCGCGATCTTGAGCCGCTGGGCCCCGATGCCGTCCCGCTTCTCGACGAGGCAGCCAGCTTCCTGACCGGGGGCAAACGGTTCCGCGCCCAGTTCGCCGTGCTGGGTTACCGTGCCATCACCCCGCTCGAGTTGGACGGCGAGACCATCTCGCCTGAGCTCGACCTCCTGCTCGACGCCGCGTGTTCACTCGAACTCTTCCACGCCGCCGCGCTCATCCACGATGACATTATCGACCGCTCCGACACGCGCCGCGGTCGCCCCTCGGCGCACCGCCACTTCGCCGCGCTGCATAGCGATCGGCGCTGGTCGGGGCTCGCCGACCACTTCGGCGTCGCCGCCGCGATCTTGCTGGGCGACCTGCTGCAGTCGTGGGCCGACGAGATGATGCAGGGCGCGCTCGACGCGATTCCCGATCGCGCCGCCGCGAAGGCTGCCCGCGCCCACTTCAACCGCATGCGCAGCGAGGTCGCTGTCGGGCAGTACCTTGACGTGCTCGAAGAGCAGCAACCGCACTTCGCTGACGACGCGGAACAGCTTGAGCGCTCGACCCGCGTCCTCGTCTACAAATCGGCCAAGTACAGCGTCGAGGCTCCCCTGCTCATCGGCGCCGCGATCGCGGGCGCGAGCGACGAGCAGGAAGAGGCACTAGCCGACTTCGGCCTCCCCATCGGCGTGGCCTTCCAGCTGCGCGACGACGTGCTCGGCGTGTTCGGCGACGAGACACTCACCGGCAAGCCCAGCGGGGACGACCTGACGGAGGGCAAGCGCACCGTGCTCGTCACGCTCGCTCGTGGGGCCCTCCCCTCGGGCCCGCGGCGCATCTTCGACGACATGCACGGCACGCCCGACCTCGACCGCGAACAGATCGTGATGATGCAACGCACCATCCGCGACAGCGGGGCGCTCGATCGGGTCGAAGAAATGATCGCGCAAAACGTCGCGCTCGCCGGTCGCACGATCCAACTCGCGCCGATTCAAGCGGACGCGGCGGATGAGCTCGGCAAGCTCGCGACGCGCACGAGCCTCCGTCACGCCTAG
- a CDS encoding Rv2175c family DNA-binding protein, with the protein MSEIPAVQYLTVPDLVERFSSTPSKIRGLLRDQYIAGIRIDGVLSIPAEFVRENETLEGLRGSLIQLADAGLSNDQAIEWLLADNDELGCRPIDSLIAGHKAQVRRAAQSLAF; encoded by the coding sequence GTGTCCGAGATCCCTGCAGTTCAGTATCTGACCGTTCCCGACCTGGTGGAGCGGTTTTCGTCGACGCCCAGCAAGATCCGCGGCCTGCTGCGCGATCAGTACATCGCCGGCATTCGCATCGATGGTGTCCTGTCGATTCCCGCCGAATTCGTGCGCGAGAACGAGACCCTCGAGGGCCTGCGCGGCTCGCTGATCCAGCTGGCTGATGCCGGTCTCTCGAACGACCAGGCGATCGAATGGCTGCTCGCCGACAACGACGAGCTGGGCTGCCGCCCGATCGATTCGCTGATCGCCGGGCATAAGGCCCAGGTGCGCCGCGCGGCGCAGTCGCTCGCCTTCTAA